The following proteins are encoded in a genomic region of Gemmatimonas sp. UBA7669:
- a CDS encoding cytochrome c maturation protein CcmE — protein sequence MKARNKFLLGGVLVLGTASYLMASSIDETATYYLTPTELAAKVADSPRFQKNGVKVGARVEAGSIDRDPSGRELTFRMTDGTQTYKVHYRGVAPDTFTDGVDVVVEGRLDASGTFQATTLLAKCASRYENAPGQPGQYPAGAQHPASVPKA from the coding sequence ATGAAAGCTCGCAACAAGTTCCTGCTCGGCGGCGTGCTGGTCCTCGGCACCGCCAGCTACCTGATGGCCAGCTCGATCGACGAGACGGCCACCTATTACCTCACGCCCACTGAACTGGCGGCCAAGGTGGCCGACAGCCCGCGCTTCCAGAAGAATGGCGTGAAGGTGGGCGCACGGGTGGAAGCCGGGTCGATTGACCGCGATCCGAGCGGTCGGGAACTCACGTTCCGCATGACCGACGGCACGCAGACCTACAAGGTGCACTATCGCGGCGTCGCTCCTGACACGTTCACCGATGGCGTGGACGTGGTGGTCGAGGGTCGGCTGGATGCCAGTGGCACCTTCCAGGCCACAACGCTGTTGGCCAAGTGCGCGTCCCGTTATGAGAATGCCCCGGGCCAGCCCGGCCAGTATCCGGCCGGCGCCCAGCATCCCGCCTCGGTCCCCAAGGCGTAA